Proteins from a genomic interval of Acidimicrobiia bacterium:
- a CDS encoding ABC-F family ATP-binding cassette domain-containing protein: MILVDCDAVSVHRPGRPLLDEVSVTVSTGDRLGIVGLNGTGKTTLMKVMAGTIEPEGGVVRRGRSVRTSFLDQEAALPAGKVLAAVGESWEAEAVLERVGMGAFQERDVTELSGGQRKRVALARALVSEADLLILDEPTNHLDIDGIAWLEDRLAAFKGGLVLVTHDRHLLDRTTTRILELDRGKSYVHEGGYASYLEASAIREEQAIGAETVRRNLAKHELAWLRRGAPARTRKPKARIEAATKIVTGRPEAAARGGTLDLHFGTPRLGDKVVELEGVGHHFPGQEWLFRGVNLSLDPRERLGIVGINGTGKSTLLDIIAGRISPLEGTVELGTTVSLGYYDQLVRELDPTARVRDVVAGPHQEADWTTKRLLEEFWFDSDNQYAPVELLSGGEKRRLQLLTVLAAKPNVLLLDEPTNDLDIDTLRVLEDFLEEWPGALVVVSHDRAFLERTVTDVIVLDGHGRAERRPGGYAAWEEERRAARAVSKSKARPAAGQQSARVSGATGALAKTGKDGSGRAAKVGGGGRSRSTVRYEIKSVEKELAKLEREHERLTVEVEAVGADHVELAKLGEALAAVNEKRHETEERWLALAEEEEGLS; the protein is encoded by the coding sequence GTGATTCTGGTCGACTGCGATGCTGTTTCTGTACACCGCCCGGGCCGACCTCTGCTCGATGAGGTTTCGGTTACGGTGTCGACTGGTGATCGGCTAGGAATTGTTGGGCTAAACGGCACTGGTAAAACCACCCTGATGAAAGTGATGGCCGGCACCATCGAACCAGAAGGTGGTGTGGTTCGGCGTGGTCGCAGCGTACGAACAAGCTTTTTAGATCAAGAAGCGGCGTTGCCGGCGGGGAAGGTGCTGGCTGCAGTTGGTGAATCGTGGGAAGCCGAAGCCGTGTTGGAGCGGGTTGGTATGGGGGCCTTCCAAGAACGTGATGTAACCGAACTTTCGGGGGGACAACGCAAACGGGTGGCGCTAGCGCGGGCCTTGGTTTCTGAAGCTGATCTGTTGATCTTGGATGAGCCCACCAACCATCTAGATATTGATGGTATTGCTTGGTTGGAAGACCGTTTGGCTGCCTTCAAGGGCGGCCTGGTTTTGGTAACCCACGACCGTCACTTGCTCGATCGCACCACCACCCGAATTCTCGAACTAGACCGAGGCAAAAGCTATGTGCACGAAGGTGGCTACGCTTCGTATCTAGAAGCGAGTGCCATTCGGGAAGAACAAGCTATTGGTGCCGAAACGGTGCGCAGGAATTTGGCGAAGCATGAGCTGGCGTGGTTGCGCCGAGGAGCGCCAGCACGAACCCGCAAGCCTAAAGCCCGTATCGAAGCGGCCACTAAAATCGTCACTGGTAGGCCCGAAGCTGCCGCCCGGGGTGGAACCTTAGATTTGCATTTTGGCACTCCGCGTTTGGGCGACAAAGTGGTAGAGCTTGAAGGGGTAGGCCACCATTTTCCTGGTCAGGAATGGCTGTTTCGTGGAGTTAACCTTTCCCTTGACCCGCGGGAACGTTTGGGAATCGTGGGTATCAACGGCACCGGGAAATCAACGCTGTTAGACATTATTGCCGGGCGTATTTCGCCACTTGAGGGCACCGTTGAGTTGGGTACCACTGTTTCGCTTGGCTACTACGACCAGCTGGTACGAGAGCTTGACCCGACGGCTCGGGTGCGCGACGTGGTGGCTGGGCCGCATCAAGAAGCCGACTGGACGACCAAGCGGCTCTTAGAAGAGTTTTGGTTCGACAGTGACAACCAATATGCGCCAGTGGAATTGCTCTCGGGCGGTGAGAAGCGGCGTTTACAGTTACTAACTGTTCTGGCGGCCAAACCGAACGTGTTGTTGTTGGATGAGCCCACCAACGATTTGGATATCGACACGCTGCGGGTCTTGGAAGATTTCCTGGAGGAATGGCCGGGCGCCCTGGTGGTTGTCAGTCACGACCGGGCCTTTTTGGAACGCACGGTAACCGATGTGATTGTGCTTGATGGTCACGGTCGCGCCGAGCGTCGGCCAGGGGGCTATGCGGCTTGGGAAGAAGAGCGGCGCGCTGCTCGTGCGGTGTCGAAGAGCAAGGCTAGGCCGGCAGCTGGACAGCAGTCTGCACGCGTTTCTGGTGCCACCGGAGCACTTGCGAAAACCGGTAAAGACGGCTCGGGTCGGGCCGCCAAAGTTGGTGGCGGTGGCCGGTCGCGTTCTACGGTTCGCTATGAGATTAAATCGGTTGAAAAAGAGCTAGCCAAGCTGGAACGCGAACATGAGCGGCTAACTGTCGAGGTGGAAGCGGTGGGTGCCGATCATGTGGAGTTGGCGAAGCTGGGTGAAGCTTTAGCGGCCGTCAACGAAAAGCGTCACGAAACCGAAGAACGTTGGTTAGCTCTAGCCGAAGAGGAAGAGGGCCTCTCGTAG
- a CDS encoding DUF459 domain-containing protein produces the protein MNGKYKPAGQVLVVMVVGLVLAAFLNVDSLVAQAERKPFGWSRDFSLAVWKPVQTVSGFFRINAPRSALDEATGRADSYKSTDFTFPEPDDTTTSTTTGGTEGGETEEPEAPDETTTTTEAIPELRTPTAGEPLRLWVGGDSMSQVFGQSLVSFVEQTGVITSTLDYRISTGLTRPDYFNWPAHLDTEMERLDPEAVVIMFGANDAQGMEADGQVFERLSDGWKDHYRRRVAGTMDLLKAPGRIVYWVGQPIMRDSAFSGRMAQLNEIYSSEAATRPWVKFIDSYSMFANESGNYEAYLTGLDGSVHDMRQGDGIHLSRPGGDLLARHVLDLIEADANIVDRTSDDT, from the coding sequence GTGAATGGAAAGTACAAGCCTGCCGGTCAGGTGCTTGTAGTCATGGTTGTGGGCCTAGTGCTGGCCGCGTTCTTGAATGTTGACAGTTTGGTTGCTCAGGCCGAACGCAAGCCGTTTGGTTGGTCACGCGACTTTTCATTGGCGGTGTGGAAACCTGTACAAACCGTGAGCGGATTCTTCCGAATTAACGCGCCCAGGAGTGCCTTGGATGAAGCCACCGGTCGTGCCGATTCCTATAAGAGCACCGACTTCACCTTCCCTGAACCTGATGACACCACAACCTCAACCACCACTGGTGGCACCGAGGGCGGTGAAACCGAGGAACCGGAAGCCCCCGACGAAACCACGACCACCACCGAGGCCATTCCCGAATTGCGTACCCCTACCGCAGGTGAACCTTTGCGTTTGTGGGTTGGTGGCGATTCGATGTCACAAGTATTTGGGCAGTCCCTGGTTAGTTTTGTGGAACAAACCGGTGTTATTACCAGCACTCTCGACTATCGCATTTCAACCGGGCTTACCCGACCCGATTATTTCAACTGGCCAGCACATCTCGACACCGAAATGGAACGCCTTGACCCTGAAGCGGTGGTGATTATGTTCGGTGCCAATGATGCTCAAGGTATGGAAGCTGACGGTCAGGTTTTTGAACGTCTTAGTGACGGTTGGAAAGACCACTACCGACGACGTGTTGCGGGCACGATGGACTTGTTGAAAGCTCCCGGGCGCATTGTCTATTGGGTCGGTCAGCCGATTATGCGAGACTCGGCATTTTCAGGCCGCATGGCGCAGCTGAACGAAATTTATTCTTCAGAAGCCGCAACCAGGCCTTGGGTTAAATTCATAGATAGCTATTCAATGTTTGCTAACGAGTCGGGTAATTATGAGGCCTATCTCACTGGGTTGGACGGCTCAGTGCACGATATGCGACAAGGCGACGGCATTCACCTGTCGCGCCCGGGTGGCGACCTATTGGCTCGGCACGTGCTCGACCTGATCGAAGCCGACGCCAACATCGTGGATCGCACTTCTGATGATACCTAG
- a CDS encoding AbrB/MazE/SpoVT family DNA-binding domain-containing protein has protein sequence MDKAGRIVIPKEIREQLDFQPYTELTINVEGGSIRIDRVDSPRRVLQITDDGRPYFEAVATRSLTDLDIQRLRDADQR, from the coding sequence ATGGATAAAGCTGGTCGAATAGTTATCCCTAAAGAGATTCGGGAACAACTAGATTTTCAGCCCTATACCGAGCTGACAATTAACGTCGAAGGCGGCTCAATTAGAATTGATCGGGTTGATTCCCCAAGACGTGTCCTACAAATTACCGACGATGGACGGCCTTACTTCGAGGCCGTTGCGACGCGTAGCCTTACTGATCTAGACATACAACGTCTGCGCGATGCCGACCAACGATAA
- a CDS encoding type II toxin-antitoxin system VapC family toxin, with the protein MPTNDKAQPAYAVDTSVAIPFLDATHSAHSVCVAELASKRLAFAGHAAFESLAVLTRLSGALRVDMVDALAAIRLAFPESCWLAAEQQAELLDRLGSSGLRGGMIYDALVGEAARVNGRVLLSRDRRAIATYEFLGINYQLIS; encoded by the coding sequence ATGCCGACCAACGATAAAGCTCAGCCCGCTTACGCGGTGGATACTAGCGTAGCTATCCCATTTTTGGATGCTACTCACAGTGCCCACTCGGTCTGCGTGGCAGAATTAGCTTCGAAGCGTTTAGCGTTCGCAGGCCATGCTGCTTTTGAGTCATTGGCGGTTTTAACTCGCTTATCAGGAGCCTTGAGAGTGGATATGGTCGACGCCTTAGCGGCTATTCGGCTGGCATTTCCTGAAAGCTGCTGGCTTGCAGCTGAGCAACAGGCCGAGCTGCTCGATCGCTTGGGCTCAAGCGGTCTGAGAGGCGGCATGATCTATGATGCCCTGGTCGGAGAAGCAGCACGTGTTAACGGCCGTGTGTTATTAAGTCGTGACCGCCGCGCTATCGCCACTTATGAGTTCTTGGGTATTAATTACCAGCTGATCAGCTGA
- a CDS encoding enoyl-CoA hydratase-related protein, protein MTDQEQAGDEVLYEVSNHVATITLNRPHRMNAISGLMLRQLADRLAEADLDPEVRAIILTGAGKAFCAGLDIKDAIAGTGIGGDTKSGSGRHMGTRNHPTTVMFEMDTPVIAAINGAAAGFGLDIALGADLRIASESAKLVTGFAKRGVVPESGGTWYLPRLLGWAKAAEIGFLGRDMNGAEAAEFGLVNRAVAADEVLNVANEWAAEIASNAPLAIQAMKRLFRHGLTEDFPAHVHHVLLQTMLLFQSADFREGINSFAERRPPEFKGN, encoded by the coding sequence ATGACCGACCAAGAACAAGCAGGCGACGAGGTTCTCTACGAAGTTAGCAACCACGTCGCGACGATCACCCTTAACCGACCGCATCGCATGAACGCCATTTCGGGTCTGATGCTGCGCCAGCTAGCCGACCGTTTGGCCGAAGCCGACCTTGACCCCGAGGTGCGGGCCATCATCCTAACTGGTGCCGGCAAGGCATTTTGCGCTGGTTTAGACATCAAAGACGCCATCGCCGGAACCGGAATCGGTGGTGATACCAAGTCGGGCAGCGGCCGTCACATGGGAACTAGAAATCATCCAACAACAGTGATGTTTGAGATGGATACCCCAGTGATTGCAGCCATCAACGGCGCGGCGGCGGGCTTTGGCCTCGACATTGCCTTGGGGGCTGACCTTCGGATCGCTTCGGAATCGGCAAAGCTGGTTACGGGCTTCGCCAAGCGCGGTGTAGTACCAGAAAGCGGCGGCACCTGGTACCTTCCCCGGCTTTTGGGTTGGGCTAAGGCGGCCGAAATCGGCTTCTTGGGGCGCGACATGAACGGAGCAGAAGCTGCCGAATTCGGATTAGTGAACCGCGCCGTAGCCGCTGATGAAGTATTGAACGTTGCTAACGAGTGGGCCGCCGAGATTGCGAGCAATGCACCATTAGCTATTCAGGCTATGAAACGCCTGTTCCGACATGGTTTGACGGAAGACTTTCCAGCGCACGTTCACCATGTATTATTGCAGACAATGTTGTTGTTCCAAAGTGCCGATTTTCGCGAGGGAATCAACAGTTTCGCCGAACGTCGACCACCCGAATTTAAAGGGAACTAA
- a CDS encoding MBOAT family protein, whose translation MVVFTANWLLRPHYTIWRLAMLGASLYFYAYWNARLVLLIGASITINYLFGHAVGQARSPDGEKTSASRYLVIASVVVNLGILGFFKYYGFFVTSLISLSHDLGIDLSPPLIEVILPVGISFFTFQAMSYVIDVGRGTQEVLPLLDFALYISFFPQLVAGPIVRAQEFAPQMHTQPDPRQVAMPEGFELIFRGLFKKVVVSSFLATNLVDPVFAHPDLHSRFENLAAMYGYAIQIYADFSGYTDIAIGVALLMGFRFPQNFDAPYKSLSIQEFWRRWHMTLSRWLRDYLYIPLGGNRGSTAFMYRNLFLTMLLGGLWHGASWNFVIWGALHGGFLVAERVVKARWEPIGVPEPAVKVGQWFLTFHLVCFGWIFFRAETFSDATALIGRILFGPGGGAMVTALVVVTIVAMIASQFVPEDAVSRATTLFAQSPIYVHIAAVALGLGLIDALGPEGVAPFIYFQF comes from the coding sequence GTGGTGGTTTTCACCGCCAACTGGCTATTGCGACCTCATTACACCATCTGGCGCCTGGCAATGTTGGGCGCCAGTCTCTATTTCTACGCCTATTGGAACGCCCGACTTGTTCTGCTCATAGGTGCTTCAATAACCATCAACTACCTCTTTGGGCACGCCGTTGGCCAAGCGCGAAGTCCTGACGGTGAGAAAACCTCAGCCAGTCGATATTTAGTTATCGCTTCGGTCGTAGTGAATCTGGGCATTTTAGGGTTTTTCAAGTATTACGGATTCTTTGTAACTTCGCTGATTTCGCTTAGCCACGACCTTGGCATCGACCTTTCTCCACCGCTAATCGAAGTGATTTTGCCGGTTGGTATCTCGTTTTTCACTTTCCAAGCCATGAGCTACGTGATCGACGTGGGGCGAGGTACTCAAGAAGTGCTTCCATTGTTGGATTTCGCTCTTTACATCAGCTTCTTCCCTCAACTCGTAGCAGGGCCAATTGTTCGGGCCCAAGAGTTTGCACCCCAGATGCACACCCAGCCTGACCCTCGCCAAGTAGCCATGCCGGAGGGTTTCGAGCTGATCTTTAGAGGTCTGTTCAAGAAGGTCGTCGTCTCTAGCTTTTTGGCGACTAACTTAGTCGACCCAGTATTTGCTCATCCCGACTTACACAGCCGCTTTGAGAACTTGGCAGCAATGTATGGTTACGCCATCCAAATTTATGCCGACTTTAGTGGTTACACCGATATCGCTATTGGCGTGGCACTTTTGATGGGTTTCCGCTTCCCGCAGAACTTTGATGCCCCCTATAAGTCGCTGTCGATTCAGGAATTCTGGCGCCGTTGGCACATGACACTTTCCCGATGGTTACGCGACTATCTCTATATTCCCTTGGGCGGAAACCGGGGTTCTACCGCCTTTATGTATCGTAATTTATTCCTCACTATGCTCTTGGGCGGCCTATGGCACGGAGCGTCATGGAACTTTGTAATCTGGGGAGCCCTGCACGGCGGATTCTTAGTGGCTGAGCGGGTGGTGAAAGCCCGTTGGGAGCCTATTGGGGTTCCCGAGCCGGCAGTGAAGGTCGGACAATGGTTCTTAACTTTCCACCTAGTTTGCTTTGGCTGGATTTTCTTCCGAGCCGAGACCTTTAGCGACGCCACCGCCTTGATTGGACGCATTCTTTTCGGGCCTGGCGGAGGTGCCATGGTAACGGCACTTGTCGTAGTCACTATCGTGGCCATGATCGCCTCGCAGTTTGTACCTGAGGATGCGGTGAGCCGAGCCACAACACTATTTGCACAAAGCCCCATCTACGTCCACATAGCCGCAGTGGCACTTGGCTTGGGTCTCATCGACGCACTCGGCCCTGAAGGTGTAGCGCCTTTCATCTATTTCCAGTTTTAA